Proteins encoded by one window of Muntiacus reevesi chromosome 6, mMunRee1.1, whole genome shotgun sequence:
- the LOC136171084 gene encoding GTP-binding nuclear protein Ran-like — MAAQGEPQVQFKLVLVGDGDTGKTTFVKCHLTGEFEKYVATLGVEVHPLVFHTNRGPIKFSVWDTAGQERFGRLRDGYYIQAQCAIIMFDVTSRVTYKNVPNWHRDLVRVCENIPIVLCGSKVDVKDRKVKEKSIVFHRKKKLQYYDVSAKSNYNFEKPFLWLATKLIGDPNLEFVAMPALAPPEVVMDPALAAQYEPI, encoded by the coding sequence ATGGCTGCCCAAGGAGAACCCCAAGTTCAGTTCAAACTTGTATTGGTTGGTGATGGtgatactggaaaaactacatttGTGAAATGTCATCTGACTGGTGAATTTGAGAAGTATGTAGCTACCTTGGGTGTTGAGGTCCATCCTCTTGTGTTCCATACCAACAGAGGACCTATTAAGTTCAGTGTATGGGATACAGCTGGTCAGGAGAGATTTGGTAGGCTGAGAGATGGCTATTATATACAAGCTCAGTGTGCCATTATAATGTTTGATGTAACATCAAGAGTTACTTACAAGAATGTGCCTAACTGGCATAGAGATCTGGTACGAGTGTGTGAGAACATCCCAATTGTGTTGTGTGGCAGCAAAGTGGATGTTAAGGACAGAAAGGTTAAGGAAAAGTCAATTGTCTTCCACCGAAAGAAAAAGCTTCAGTACTATGACGTTTCTGCCAAAAGTAACTACAACTTTGAAAAGCCCTTCCTCTGGCTTGCTACAAAATTGATTGGAGACCCTAACTTGGAGTTTGTCGCCATGCCTGCTCTTGCCCCGCCAGAAGTGGTCATGGACCCAGCCTTGGCAGCACAGTATGAGCCGATTTAG